The following are encoded together in the Gadus chalcogrammus isolate NIFS_2021 chromosome 2, NIFS_Gcha_1.0, whole genome shotgun sequence genome:
- the pih1d1 gene encoding PIH1 domain-containing protein 1, with the protein MATDSCLLNSEVELQQQEELYQQLLLKAGGKVPSDALDSKLIRPQPGMCVKTLSQTDNQKIFVNICQSPSVPPPPELSRDELVTLLQSEDPTGYRVPMSLGEPHTEMDNGSQSCTAYDVVISEAFYQKSLTDPLFQQFLIMVSLEGLENKYHLELSRDWKILKNRKFFGSVSEQNIRTKSQPVIQELPQTDCSSDPARRPEFSLLVEPPTGSPQYLIAEIQLPGVRSCRALVLDVGEDRLVLTARPNLFHLDVFHPLLVDQGGSVAQFNTHTQILTITMPVVSS; encoded by the exons GCGGGCGGGAAGGTGCCTAGCGATGCCCTGGACTCCAAACTGATCCGTCCACAGCCAg GAATGTGTGTGAAGACCCTGTCGCAGACGGACAATCAGAAGATCTTCGTCAACATCTGTCAGTCCCCCtctgtcccgcccccccccgagcTGTCCAGGGACGAGCTGGTGACCCTCCTCCAATCAGAGGACCCCACCGGCTACAGAGTTCCCATGAGCCTCGGCGAGCCGCACACGGAAATGGACAACG gctcCCAGAGTTGTACTGCCTACGATGTGGTCATCAGCGAGGCCTTCTACCAAAAGAGCCTG ACGGATCCACTGTTCCAGCAGTTCCTCATCATGGTGTCCTTGGAGGGCTTAGAGAACAAATACCACCTGGAACTGagccgag ACTGGAAGATTCTGAAGAACCGGAAATTCTTTGGTTCTGTGAGTGAGCAGAACATTCGAACCAAGAGCCAACCTGTTATCCAGGAACTCCCGCAAAC GGATTGCTCCAGTGACCCAGCTAGAAG ACCAGAGTTCAGTCTGCTGGTGGAGCCTCCCACAGGGAGTCCACAGTACCTCATAGCGGAGATCCAGCTGCCTGGCgtg cggtcgTGCAGGGCGCTGGTCCTTGACGTGGGGGAGGACCGCCTGGTGCTGACGGCCCGGCCCAACCTCTTCCACCTCGACGTCTTCCACCCCCTGCTGGTGGACCAGGGGGGCAGCGtggcccagttcaacacacacacacag ATTCTGACCATCACAATGCCTGTAGTGTCTTCATGA